A genomic window from Sulfurospirillum diekertiae includes:
- the hcp gene encoding hydroxylamine reductase: protein MSLNMLCDQCSMSAIGGCGSKGQDAGTCGKDANLAKLQDIMIYGLKGLSAYRTHANEFGADTKEVDDVIAQTLYFTLTNVNFNFDDHIAQLMKIGSAGVRMMDILSEAHTSHLGVPTPVSISQNKAEGKGILVSGHNLDMLLELLRQTEGKGINIYTHSEMLPAHGYPELRKYAHLKGNIGKSWFDQTKLFEQWDGTIIVNTNCIVPPKSTSTYVDRLYTYDIVGIKEGKKIHNNDFSEVIAQTLALPDVTGFDSDETLVTGHHYKTILGLAPQILEAVKAGKISQFFVIAGCDAPGSGGEYYRKMAESLPNDCVILTSSCGKFRFNDIDFGTVADTGIPRYLDLGQCNDSNGAVHIALALAGALGVTVHDLPVSIVLSWMEQKAVLILLGLFSLGIKNIYLGPKPPQFVNDDIFSFLQENFNLHLTDDATSDMEKLLIKKPA from the coding sequence ATGTCTTTAAACATGTTATGTGATCAATGCTCTATGAGTGCAATCGGTGGCTGTGGTTCAAAAGGTCAAGATGCGGGAACGTGCGGCAAAGATGCCAACTTGGCGAAACTTCAAGACATCATGATTTACGGTCTTAAAGGGCTCAGTGCTTATAGAACACACGCGAATGAATTTGGTGCAGACACCAAAGAAGTCGATGACGTCATCGCGCAAACACTCTACTTCACCCTTACCAACGTTAACTTCAACTTTGACGACCACATCGCTCAACTGATGAAAATCGGCTCTGCGGGTGTTAGAATGATGGACATCCTAAGCGAAGCACACACGTCTCACCTTGGTGTTCCAACGCCTGTGAGCATTTCTCAAAACAAGGCTGAGGGCAAAGGCATCTTGGTCAGTGGTCACAACCTTGACATGCTTTTAGAGCTTTTACGTCAAACAGAGGGTAAAGGCATCAACATCTACACCCATTCCGAGATGCTTCCAGCGCATGGTTACCCAGAACTTAGAAAATACGCACACCTTAAAGGTAACATCGGTAAATCATGGTTTGACCAAACCAAACTCTTTGAGCAATGGGACGGAACCATCATCGTGAACACCAACTGTATCGTTCCTCCAAAATCAACATCAACCTATGTCGATAGACTTTATACCTACGACATCGTCGGCATCAAAGAGGGCAAAAAAATCCACAATAACGACTTTAGCGAAGTGATCGCTCAAACATTAGCACTCCCCGATGTTACAGGTTTTGACAGTGATGAGACACTCGTAACGGGTCACCACTATAAAACCATCTTAGGTCTTGCTCCACAAATTCTTGAAGCGGTCAAAGCAGGTAAAATCAGCCAGTTCTTCGTCATCGCGGGTTGTGATGCTCCTGGCTCAGGCGGGGAATACTACCGAAAAATGGCAGAGAGTTTACCAAATGACTGCGTAATTTTGACATCAAGTTGTGGTAAATTTAGATTTAACGACATCGACTTTGGAACGGTTGCAGACACAGGCATTCCTCGCTACCTAGACCTTGGTCAATGCAACGACAGTAACGGCGCTGTTCACATCGCTCTAGCGCTTGCTGGCGCACTTGGCGTAACGGTGCATGACTTACCAGTCTCTATCGTTCTTAGCTGGATGGAGCAAAAAGCAGTTCTTATTCTTCTAGGACTCTTTAGCCTTGGCATCAAAAACATCTACCTAGGACCAAAACCACCACAATTTGTGAACGATGACATCTTCTCATTTTTGCAAGAGAACTTTAATTTGCATTTGACCGATGATGCAACATCAGATATGGAAAAATTATTGATTAAAAAACCTGCGTAA
- a CDS encoding lipocalin family protein, producing MFKIFITFICSFIFLGCAKHYAPLPTVEKVDLTRYLGTWYEIARYDHSFEKGCTNVSATYALNENGSINVLNQCTKEDGTHKEAQGIAYAEDKTHSKLKVSFFRPFYGNYWVLMLDEDYTYALIGEPSREYLWILSRSKSIDEATKQKILTKAQEYHYDTSKLLWVQQK from the coding sequence ATGTTCAAAATATTCATTACTTTTATATGCTCCTTCATTTTTCTAGGCTGCGCAAAACACTATGCACCACTTCCAACGGTCGAAAAAGTTGATCTAACCCGATACCTTGGCACATGGTATGAAATAGCACGGTACGACCACTCGTTTGAAAAAGGCTGTACCAATGTGTCGGCGACATACGCGTTAAATGAAAACGGAAGCATCAACGTCCTCAATCAATGCACCAAAGAAGATGGAACCCACAAAGAAGCCCAAGGCATCGCCTACGCAGAAGATAAGACACATTCAAAATTAAAAGTGAGCTTCTTTAGACCTTTTTACGGTAATTATTGGGTGTTGATGCTCGATGAAGACTATACCTACGCACTTATAGGTGAACCCAGCCGCGAATACTTATGGATACTTTCTCGCTCAAAAAGCATCGATGAAGCAACAAAACAGAAGATATTAACCAAAGCGCAAGAGTATCACTACGACACCAGTAAGCTTTTGTGGGTGCAACAGAAGTGA
- a CDS encoding NERD domain-containing protein: protein MIFWLIGSVFVLGILFKTPWMKGKVGEFTVNVATSLHLNKNEYINIRNITLQLNDGSTTQIDHIIVSRYGVFVIETKNMKGWIFGDEHQSMWTQQIFKEKHRFQNPLRQNYRHTKALEEILALPTENIMSIVVFIGDCKFKTTMPKNVFINAKYTSYIQSFQEEKLSAYQFDMTIETLSQKRLKQSFTTDREHVANLSARHNTKPTPTQTTKICSRCGKEMVLRHNRQTGEEFYGCSGYPKCRNIVKGTS from the coding sequence GTGATTTTCTGGCTTATTGGTTCTGTTTTTGTGCTGGGTATTTTATTTAAAACACCGTGGATGAAAGGTAAAGTCGGCGAATTTACGGTGAATGTTGCGACTTCTTTGCATCTTAACAAAAACGAATATATCAATATTAGAAACATCACCTTGCAATTGAATGATGGCTCAACCACACAGATAGACCATATTATCGTCTCTCGTTATGGTGTTTTTGTGATTGAAACCAAAAACATGAAAGGGTGGATTTTTGGAGATGAGCATCAGAGTATGTGGACACAGCAAATCTTCAAAGAAAAACACCGCTTTCAAAACCCTTTACGACAAAACTATCGACACACCAAAGCTTTAGAAGAGATATTGGCACTACCGACTGAAAACATTATGTCTATCGTTGTTTTTATCGGTGATTGCAAATTTAAAACCACGATGCCAAAAAATGTTTTTATCAACGCCAAATACACTTCCTACATCCAATCTTTCCAAGAAGAAAAACTCTCCGCGTATCAATTTGACATGACGATTGAAACCTTAAGCCAAAAACGCCTCAAACAAAGTTTTACAACCGATAGGGAACATGTTGCAAACTTATCTGCACGACACAATACCAAGCCTACTCCAACACAAACAACTAAAATATGCTCACGATGTGGGAAAGAAATGGTTTTAAGACACAATAGACAAACAGGGGAAGAATTTTATGGATGTAGTGGATATCCGAAGTGTAGGAATATAGTGAAAGGTACTTCATGA
- a CDS encoding ADP-polyphosphate phosphotransferase, with amino-acid sequence MKLKTEDFLVPEGAKVELKKFPTLVKAFYASKEAYEETLKENIEALSDLQQLLYASNKYAVLLIFQAMDAAGKDGVIRHVLSGINPQGCQVFSFKHPAATELAHDFLWRTTCVLPERGKIGVFNRSYYEEVLIVRVHPEILKGQRLPDSVLDEESIWRERYRSIMDLENHLHRNGTKIVKFFLHLSKDEQKKRFLERIDKPNKNWKFSLADLEERQYWKAYMHAYESCLSATSTKHAPWYIVPADDKKNARLIISNILLDTFKALDMHYPEADDKRQEELQAIRQRLVEEE; translated from the coding sequence ATGAAACTAAAAACCGAAGATTTCCTCGTGCCAGAAGGCGCAAAAGTTGAGCTTAAAAAATTCCCCACGCTTGTCAAAGCATTTTATGCCTCCAAAGAAGCGTATGAAGAGACGCTGAAGGAAAATATAGAAGCGTTAAGCGACCTCCAACAACTCCTCTATGCCTCCAACAAATACGCCGTTTTACTCATCTTTCAAGCGATGGACGCGGCAGGGAAAGATGGCGTGATTCGTCATGTTCTCTCAGGCATCAACCCACAAGGCTGTCAGGTTTTCAGTTTCAAACACCCAGCCGCCACAGAACTCGCGCATGATTTTCTCTGGCGCACGACGTGCGTTTTACCCGAACGCGGGAAGATAGGCGTTTTTAACCGTTCGTATTATGAAGAAGTGCTCATCGTTCGGGTTCACCCTGAGATTTTAAAAGGACAAAGACTGCCTGATAGCGTGTTAGATGAAGAGAGCATTTGGAGGGAGCGATACCGCTCCATCATGGACTTGGAAAATCACCTGCACCGAAACGGCACGAAAATCGTCAAATTTTTTCTCCATCTCTCCAAAGACGAACAGAAAAAACGCTTTCTTGAGCGTATCGACAAACCCAATAAAAACTGGAAATTTAGCCTCGCAGACTTGGAAGAGCGCCAATACTGGAAAGCATACATGCACGCCTACGAATCCTGCCTCAGCGCCACCAGCACCAAACACGCCCCATGGTACATCGTCCCCGCAGACGACAAAAAAAATGCCCGCCTCATCATCTCAAACATTCTTTTAGACACCTTCAAAGCACTTGATATGCACTACCCTGAAGCGGACGACAAGCGACAAGAAGAGTTGCAGGCGATTAGGCAGAGGTTGGTTGAGGAGGAGTGA
- a CDS encoding cytidylate kinase family protein produces MLNLNMTKRIVVFILGQFIMALGVSLSVKANLGVSPISCVPYVYSLTMPLSLGELTILLNLVFIASQMAVLRKNYQWTQLVQLPSVIVFGYCIDLTMHLISSLSPTSYVAQAFWCLAACSVLAFGIFLLLKTKLTYLPLDGLAVAISHTYHKEFGKVKISLDSSMVIIGVISSFTFLNRLEGIREGSVVAALLVGALIKLYSTKLVFVEQWLGTYVAPQTQSTQEAALNSLVITISREYGSGGHEIGEMIAQKLGIPFYDKELIKLTAEETGYTAEYIQANEQHLASELLYELYEQNYAYVDDQLPPADVLFMVQSKIIRDICAKDACVIVGRCANFILKDDPNCFNVFIHANMAYRKTKVNEKYKATPPCSDKDLEMSDKNRANYCLHYTKHDWKDATNYHVTLDASLYGSEKAAQKIIELLKDFAH; encoded by the coding sequence ATGCTAAATTTGAATATGACGAAGCGAATTGTCGTTTTTATTTTAGGGCAATTCATTATGGCGTTAGGTGTCTCACTCTCGGTTAAAGCCAATCTTGGGGTTTCGCCTATCTCGTGTGTACCGTATGTATACAGCTTAACGATGCCTCTTAGTTTGGGCGAATTGACCATTTTGCTCAACCTTGTTTTTATTGCCTCGCAAATGGCGGTTCTGCGCAAAAACTACCAATGGACACAACTGGTTCAACTCCCTTCTGTCATCGTTTTTGGGTACTGCATTGATTTGACGATGCATCTGATCTCTTCGCTAAGCCCCACGTCGTATGTCGCACAAGCTTTTTGGTGTTTAGCGGCGTGTAGTGTGTTGGCATTTGGCATTTTTTTACTCTTAAAAACAAAACTGACCTATTTACCGCTCGATGGTTTGGCGGTTGCAATCTCGCACACGTACCACAAAGAGTTTGGTAAAGTCAAAATCAGTTTAGACAGCTCGATGGTCATCATTGGTGTCATCAGCTCGTTTACCTTTTTAAATCGCCTGGAGGGCATACGCGAAGGCAGTGTTGTTGCGGCGTTGCTTGTTGGAGCGTTGATTAAATTGTACAGCACCAAATTGGTGTTTGTCGAACAATGGCTGGGGACGTATGTCGCTCCTCAAACTCAAAGCACCCAAGAAGCAGCGCTCAATTCTCTGGTCATTACCATCTCACGAGAGTACGGTAGCGGCGGACATGAGATAGGAGAGATGATCGCCCAAAAGCTTGGCATTCCTTTTTACGATAAAGAGCTTATCAAACTAACCGCCGAAGAGACGGGCTACACGGCGGAATACATTCAAGCCAACGAACAACACTTAGCCAGTGAACTACTTTATGAACTCTACGAACAAAACTACGCCTACGTGGATGACCAACTTCCGCCTGCCGATGTTTTGTTTATGGTGCAAAGTAAGATTATCCGCGATATTTGCGCCAAAGATGCATGTGTGATTGTCGGGCGTTGTGCTAATTTTATCTTAAAAGATGACCCAAATTGTTTCAATGTTTTCATTCATGCCAACATGGCGTATCGTAAAACAAAAGTCAATGAAAAATACAAAGCCACCCCACCGTGCAGCGACAAAGACTTAGAGATGTCCGATAAAAATCGCGCCAATTACTGCCTTCACTACACCAAACACGATTGGAAAGACGCAACCAACTACCATGTCACGCTGGATGCTTCTTTGTACGGTTCTGAAAAAGCAGCTCAAAAGATTATCGAGCTACTGAAGGATTTTGCGCACTAG
- a CDS encoding RNA-binding S4 domain-containing protein, with amino-acid sequence MTFELEEDFIELFKLLKVTGVAESGAQAKMLIEEGQVKRNGEVETRKRAKIVAGEKIEACGEIIEVEAISM; translated from the coding sequence ATGACATTTGAATTAGAAGAAGATTTTATCGAATTGTTTAAACTGCTTAAAGTCACTGGCGTAGCCGAAAGTGGTGCGCAAGCGAAGATGCTCATCGAAGAGGGACAAGTAAAGCGAAACGGCGAAGTAGAGACGAGGAAGCGCGCGAAAATCGTTGCAGGCGAAAAGATCGAAGCGTGCGGTGAAATCATCGAAGTTGAAGCCATTTCGATGTGA
- a CDS encoding ubiquinol-cytochrome c reductase iron-sulfur subunit: protein MDRNRRVVNYSLLALTGTGMYFSIGTMFQTLEPPKKARLDAATFIDTTTLPLNEISYFMWQKKPLFILKKDASMTLDKKRDIHIGEYYYTLMIGICTHLGCVPKYDASVKRFICPCHNGQFDSNGNALASPVSKPLVIPPFKLNGEVIIVGEVGEAYLQLMEEAKA, encoded by the coding sequence ATGGATAGAAACCGAAGAGTGGTGAATTACTCGCTCTTAGCATTGACGGGAACGGGGATGTATTTTAGTATCGGTACGATGTTCCAAACCTTAGAACCACCCAAAAAAGCGCGACTGGATGCGGCTACGTTTATTGATACGACGACATTACCCTTGAATGAAATCTCCTATTTTATGTGGCAGAAAAAACCGCTTTTTATTCTTAAAAAAGATGCTTCGATGACGCTTGATAAAAAGCGCGACATTCACATTGGTGAGTATTATTACACCTTAATGATTGGGATTTGCACGCATTTAGGCTGTGTGCCAAAGTACGATGCGAGCGTTAAACGTTTTATTTGTCCCTGTCATAATGGGCAGTTTGACTCCAATGGCAACGCCCTTGCGAGTCCTGTGAGCAAGCCCTTGGTGATTCCGCCGTTTAAACTAAACGGTGAGGTGATTATCGTCGGTGAAGTGGGCGAGGCGTACCTTCAACTCATGGAGGAAGCCAAGGCATGA
- a CDS encoding cytochrome b, protein MNLRLKNFNILLYTGAIMVVLCLLLLCSGIFLAMHYIPDADKAFESVHTTIMQEVNYGWLWRKIHAVGSTFFFLLLYIHLLGMLYFGFYKHGKTKYWYSGMVLYFCCMVIGFTGYVLPMGQMSYWAAQVITSLLEYIPGAGEDIVLWVRGDFSVSGITLLRFYTLHIVVMPLLISLMILVHTDFVKWYATTKLSWNRKGLHVCKEERFSKRDINLKEPKPFFSNAVLKPLLACTLFLVLFFYCAFFHDEIAFDALNLTPANPSDTPAHIYPEWYFLWMLQLLKSFFFDIGMIKGSYIGMASLVVVNVGFLLMPLLDRNPRRIPAHQRPYFLVWFWALVISLIGLTILGKLPSSTLTLWVGLFFSTVLMALFFILPFLSKKESHAKS, encoded by the coding sequence ATGAATCTAAGACTGAAGAACTTCAATATTTTACTCTACACGGGCGCCATCATGGTGGTTTTGTGCCTGTTGCTATTGTGCTCAGGCATTTTCCTTGCGATGCATTACATTCCTGATGCGGATAAAGCTTTTGAGAGTGTTCATACCACGATTATGCAAGAGGTCAATTACGGTTGGTTGTGGCGCAAAATCCACGCGGTTGGCTCAACGTTTTTCTTTTTACTGCTGTACATTCACCTCTTAGGCATGCTCTATTTTGGGTTTTACAAACACGGCAAAACGAAGTATTGGTACAGTGGCATGGTACTTTATTTTTGTTGTATGGTCATCGGGTTTACGGGTTATGTGCTTCCGATGGGACAGATGAGTTACTGGGCGGCGCAAGTCATCACCAGTTTATTAGAGTACATACCAGGAGCAGGTGAGGACATCGTACTGTGGGTACGAGGTGATTTTAGCGTGAGTGGCATTACGTTACTGCGCTTTTACACTTTGCACATTGTGGTGATGCCTTTACTGATTAGTCTGATGATTTTGGTGCATACGGATTTTGTGAAATGGTACGCCACGACAAAGCTTTCATGGAACCGCAAAGGCTTACATGTCTGCAAAGAAGAGCGTTTTAGTAAACGCGACATCAATCTCAAAGAGCCAAAACCATTTTTCTCCAATGCTGTTTTAAAGCCACTACTGGCGTGTACGCTCTTTTTGGTACTCTTTTTTTATTGCGCTTTTTTTCACGATGAAATAGCGTTTGATGCGCTCAATCTCACCCCTGCCAATCCAAGCGATACGCCTGCTCATATCTATCCTGAGTGGTATTTTTTATGGATGTTGCAACTGTTGAAAAGCTTTTTCTTTGACATCGGCATGATCAAAGGCTCATACATCGGCATGGCGTCTTTGGTGGTGGTCAATGTCGGGTTTTTACTGATGCCCCTTCTTGATCGAAACCCTCGTCGCATTCCCGCGCATCAGCGTCCGTACTTTTTGGTGTGGTTTTGGGCGTTGGTCATCTCTTTGATAGGACTTACGATTCTTGGAAAACTGCCGAGTTCGACGCTGACTTTGTGGGTTGGATTGTTCTTCTCCACGGTGCTGATGGCACTTTTTTTCATCTTGCCGTTTCTCTCCAAAAAGGAGTCTCATGCCAAATCTTAA
- the hemJ gene encoding protoporphyrinogen oxidase HemJ, which produces MDHYKWLLAFHVIALMSWMAMLFYLPRLFVYHVEYAEKKAFVEVVKIQEYKIYKYIGLPAFWATLASGLGMILIDPQLLSSGGWIYAKFTVLITLALYSFSLEKYRLELAHDTCTKSGKFFRAYNEVPTALAILIVGYVVTKSFSWAFTLITLGIFAMIIDVILDGKKKP; this is translated from the coding sequence GTGGATCACTATAAATGGTTGCTTGCATTTCACGTTATCGCGTTAATGTCGTGGATGGCGATGTTGTTTTATTTGCCACGGCTTTTTGTGTATCATGTCGAATATGCCGAAAAAAAAGCGTTTGTGGAAGTGGTGAAAATTCAAGAGTACAAGATTTATAAATACATTGGGCTTCCTGCCTTTTGGGCAACCCTTGCTAGTGGACTTGGCATGATTTTAATTGACCCTCAACTGCTCTCAAGTGGTGGGTGGATTTATGCGAAATTTACTGTACTCATTACCCTTGCACTCTACTCTTTTTCGCTGGAAAAGTACCGCCTAGAGCTTGCCCATGATACCTGCACCAAAAGTGGCAAATTTTTCAGAGCCTACAACGAAGTCCCGACGGCATTGGCTATTTTGATTGTCGGGTATGTGGTCACAAAGAGCTTTTCATGGGCTTTTACACTGATTACCTTAGGCATCTTTGCCATGATTATCGACGTGATTTTGGATGGAAAAAAGAAGCCCTAA
- a CDS encoding DEAD/DEAH box helicase, which yields MPFSTLKLCPQILQALSEVGHTTPTPIQKKVIPLVLKRKDVLARAQTGSGKSASFVLPMLELWSANKGEGKAKIKALVLTPTRELTVQVAEAFTTFGKFLHVKPKVVSVIGGEKIGEQLFDIQQGCDIVVATSGRLLDIMSKKQINLSSVEFFVLDEADKMLDLGFEQELSSILEALPKERQNLLFSATYPEKMQTIASKITKSAVEVSIEAEAPTVELIKQRAIEVNKENRAPLLRQLLRENKWELVLVFMANKRAADNIAVKFRKHGFLAESFHGDLIQEDRAWTLKSFKERKIRVLFATDIASRGLDIDDVSCVINFDLPRATEDYIHRIGRTGRAGKEGVAISFIDHEDKAHFALIEKRCGIKLKKEQIKGFELEGEAPQKEKGSAPIKGKRKSKKDKLREQAACKPAL from the coding sequence ATGCCATTTTCCACGCTCAAACTCTGCCCACAAATTCTCCAAGCACTGAGTGAAGTAGGACATACCACTCCCACGCCGATTCAAAAAAAAGTGATTCCGCTTGTGTTGAAACGTAAAGATGTTTTGGCGAGGGCGCAAACGGGTAGTGGCAAGAGTGCTTCGTTTGTCCTGCCGATGTTAGAGCTTTGGAGTGCGAACAAAGGCGAGGGAAAAGCGAAGATCAAGGCATTGGTTTTAACGCCCACCAGAGAGCTGACCGTGCAAGTCGCTGAAGCGTTTACTACCTTTGGAAAATTTTTACATGTAAAGCCAAAGGTGGTGAGTGTCATCGGTGGCGAGAAGATCGGCGAGCAACTTTTTGACATCCAACAAGGGTGCGACATCGTAGTCGCAACATCGGGTCGTTTGCTTGACATCATGAGCAAAAAGCAGATCAATCTCTCCAGTGTGGAGTTCTTTGTGCTTGATGAAGCGGACAAGATGCTTGACCTTGGTTTTGAGCAAGAGTTAAGTTCCATTCTAGAAGCCTTACCAAAAGAACGCCAAAATCTTCTTTTCTCCGCGACGTATCCCGAAAAGATGCAAACCATTGCTTCTAAAATAACCAAAAGTGCCGTGGAAGTGAGCATCGAAGCTGAAGCGCCAACGGTGGAACTGATCAAACAACGAGCTATTGAAGTCAATAAAGAGAACCGTGCTCCACTGTTGCGTCAGTTACTGCGTGAAAACAAATGGGAACTCGTCTTAGTTTTTATGGCAAACAAACGCGCTGCCGATAATATCGCTGTGAAGTTTCGCAAACATGGTTTTTTAGCCGAATCGTTTCATGGCGACCTCATTCAAGAAGACAGAGCGTGGACGTTGAAGTCGTTTAAAGAGCGCAAGATTCGCGTTTTGTTTGCCACGGACATCGCTTCACGTGGACTGGATATTGATGATGTGAGTTGTGTCATTAACTTTGATTTACCGCGTGCAACCGAAGACTACATCCACCGCATCGGACGAACAGGGCGTGCGGGGAAAGAGGGTGTGGCGATCTCATTTATCGACCATGAGGACAAAGCACATTTTGCGTTGATCGAAAAACGTTGTGGCATAAAACTTAAAAAAGAGCAGATCAAAGGCTTTGAGCTTGAAGGTGAGGCACCTCAAAAAGAGAAAGGGAGCGCGCCCATCAAAGGCAAACGTAAAAGTAAAAAAGACAAGTTAAGAGAGCAAGCGGCTTGCAAACCTGCTCTTTAA
- a CDS encoding YcaO-like family protein: MNILSKNAPLEVSILKMETILSDLGCGITFATEKHPLQNCYSVNLASTEAPNHIYSNGKGTLSGASKASALGEYIERLQTNNCFIDFHLPNRAYYPDQKVFEFGGNYLNPALHVIYNPSNEMSNEDLVDFNSDYTDKIVALPFQSFFGNEQVYIPLNILSNLYVSNGLASGNTPDEAKVQALSEIFERHAKIEIIKNGYALPIYPESIIATFPKLHADVIELRKAGFIVEILDASLGGKFPVTAISLINPRNGTLFVSFGAHPILEVSLERTMSELMQGRGVENLDAFEMPTFDMSIVEDTFNLEAHFIDSNGKIGFGFLNATKSFEYAPWKYKDEGSEAEYAFLCNIVKSMNKEIYLREYTYLDFYSCHMIVPSISEVYPIDDMVYQNRNCGKFIRHAVLNFKEENHETLLETIEPLEDSLNMEKYIGVIFEQNFQMIDLKAQVNLLLENYEEAHMLLGFSQNPMSKLLCEILSLRGQNLIWSEYESALWDIFGKENVEHAVNILDGKAYLIDVSLHQHYVNILDMYDRLEVKKASIVA, translated from the coding sequence ATGAATATACTCTCAAAAAACGCCCCACTCGAAGTCTCTATTTTAAAAATGGAAACCATCTTAAGTGACCTTGGGTGTGGCATTACCTTTGCAACGGAAAAGCATCCTCTTCAAAACTGCTACTCAGTAAACTTAGCTTCCACCGAAGCCCCCAATCATATTTATTCTAACGGCAAAGGCACCCTTTCAGGGGCGTCGAAAGCAAGCGCGCTGGGTGAGTACATCGAGCGCCTTCAAACCAACAACTGTTTTATCGACTTTCACCTTCCCAATCGTGCGTACTATCCAGACCAAAAGGTGTTTGAATTTGGCGGAAATTACCTCAATCCTGCTTTACATGTAATCTACAATCCATCCAACGAAATGAGCAACGAAGACTTAGTTGATTTTAACAGCGACTATACCGATAAGATCGTCGCACTCCCGTTTCAAAGCTTTTTTGGAAATGAGCAAGTTTACATTCCTTTAAATATCCTCAGCAATCTTTACGTCAGCAATGGACTTGCCAGTGGCAATACGCCTGATGAAGCCAAAGTTCAGGCTCTGAGTGAAATCTTTGAACGTCATGCTAAAATTGAGATCATCAAAAATGGTTATGCACTTCCAATATATCCAGAGAGTATCATCGCAACTTTCCCGAAACTGCATGCGGATGTGATAGAACTAAGAAAAGCAGGCTTCATTGTTGAAATTCTGGATGCATCTTTGGGTGGAAAATTCCCCGTAACGGCTATCTCGCTCATCAACCCACGCAATGGCACCCTCTTTGTCTCATTTGGTGCTCATCCCATTTTAGAAGTAAGCCTAGAGCGCACCATGAGCGAACTCATGCAAGGAAGAGGTGTTGAAAACCTTGATGCTTTTGAGATGCCAACCTTTGACATGAGCATCGTAGAAGACACGTTTAACCTTGAAGCACACTTCATCGATTCTAACGGAAAAATAGGCTTTGGCTTTTTAAATGCAACCAAAAGTTTTGAATATGCTCCATGGAAGTATAAGGACGAGGGAAGCGAAGCGGAGTACGCCTTCTTGTGCAACATCGTCAAATCTATGAACAAAGAGATTTACCTACGTGAATACACTTATTTAGACTTTTACTCATGCCACATGATTGTGCCAAGTATTTCTGAGGTCTATCCTATCGACGATATGGTCTACCAAAATCGTAACTGTGGGAAATTCATCCGTCATGCAGTGCTGAACTTCAAAGAAGAAAATCACGAAACGCTTTTAGAAACCATTGAGCCATTAGAAGATTCACTCAATATGGAAAAATACATCGGTGTTATTTTTGAGCAAAATTTTCAGATGATTGACCTTAAAGCACAAGTCAATCTCCTTTTGGAAAATTACGAAGAGGCACACATGCTCCTTGGCTTTAGTCAAAATCCTATGAGCAAACTTCTGTGTGAAATCCTCTCGTTAAGGGGACAAAATCTTATCTGGAGTGAATATGAAAGTGCCCTATGGGACATTTTTGGTAAAGAAAACGTTGAACACGCAGTGAACATCTTAGATGGTAAAGCCTACCTCATCGACGTTAGCTTGCACCAGCACTATGTCAATATCCTCGATATGTACGATAGGCTCGAAGTTAAGAAGGCGTCTATCGTCGCTTAA